Below is a genomic region from Persicimonas caeni.
CCCGAGTTGCAGGCATTGCTCGAACTCTTGGGGACGACCACCAGCGACGACGACGGCTTTCACGCGGTGCTCGAGCGCCGACTCGAAGATATGCTGCAACGCCACCAAGCTCCGGCAGCGGAGACGCTCGACCACGCCGACCTCGACGCCGCCGAACTCTCCACCGGTGCGCGTGCTTCGGTGGGAGACGCCGGCGTCTGAGCCGTACCTTCCGTTCGCCCTTCATCATCGATGTCCGCGTAAGATCCGGGGTCGCGACTCTCCAACTTGAAGGCTAGGTGTGACAATCTGTCACGCGTGTCTGGTGGTGTCTTCCTTTGTGGGTGTCTCTCCTACATCCCCTCACAGAGTGTGCATATGTGCCTATAGCGGTTACCCTGTAGGTGGACATGCTCTTTCGTGGGATTTATTCGGAGGCTTTTCGCCCGTTGGCATGGCAGTTGCTCTTTATCCCCAGTGTCCGACGCAACCTGCACTCACGGGAGTTAGCCATGCGGAAAGTCGTCACCATTTTGATCGCTCTTGTCGCCTTCGTCGCTTCGACGCCGGCCTTCGCCGAGTACCTTCCCAACGGAGAGACCCAGCGAGATGTCGTCCCCAGCAGCGACATGTTGACCAAATACCTGGCCGGCAACGGCTTTGTCCTGAGCCGCCTCGAGCTCCGCGAGTACTCGGCCGACCCGGTCGAAGACCTCGTCGAAATCGCGACGACGAGTTCGGAGGTCCAGGTCGTGCGCTCCCGCGCCATTCAGTGCCTCGCGCTGTACCGAAGCGACGACCGCGCTCGGCAGGCGATCAGCGACTTGATGGGCCAGACCCGCACGAAGGACCCGCTCTTCTCGGTCGTGCTCGTCAGCTACGCCCAGGTCGAAGGAGAGCAGGGCGCCGAAAAAGTTGCCGAGTACCTCGATGTAAAGGATGCCGACATCCGCATGGCGGCGGTCGTCTCGTTGGGTCGCTTTGGCGGCTACGCTGGCTACGAGGCCTTGCTCGAGCGTCAAAAAGAGGAGGAAAACGCCCGCGTCCTCGAACGCATCTCGTCGTACGTGCAGTGAGAGGGCGAGAGCGCATAAACATAACGAGCAAGAAAGAGAAAAGCCCCGGCCGCTACTCCCACGGCCGGGGCTTTTGCTATTCCTCAATCGCTCGATTGCTCGATCATTCCGAGCGAAGCTCGACCAAGAGCTCCTTTGCGCGGCTCACCTTGATGTCGCCGCCTTCGATGAGGCGCTCGACGAGCTGGCTCATCTCGTCGCTCGTAGCGCCGGCGGTTGCCGCGACGCTGCGCGCGTGCAGTGACATGTGGCCACGCTGGATGCCCTCGGTCGCCAGCGCCTTGAGCGCACCCAAGTTCTGAGCCAATCCGACCGCGCCCATGACCTCGGCCAGTTCGCTGGCCGTCTCGACGCGAAGCACGCGATGAGCGAGCTGGACCGTCGGGTGCAGCCGAATCGGGCCGCCGACGGTGCCGACCTGCATGGGCACTTCGAGTTCGCCGACGAGGCACTCGTCTTCGATGTACCATACCGCCATGGGGCGATACTGACCGTCACGGCAACAATAGGCGTGGCAGCCGGCTTCGACCGCGCGCCAGTCGTTTCCGGTGGCGATGCACACCGAGCTGATGCCGTTCATGATCCCTTTGTTGTGGGTCGTCGCCCGGTACGGGTCGGTCTCGGCGAACTGGCTGGCGTAGGCGATGCCCTCGGCGACTTCGCGGCCGCTGTAGCCTTTCCAGGCCAACTCGCCGAATGGGATCTTGCAGCGCGATCGCACCAGGCGCTTGTCGGCCAAGTTCGAAAGAATCCGAAGGAAGACCTTGCCGCCCGTCAACTCCTCGACGCGCGGGGCGATGCCCTCGGCCATCGTGTTGATCAGGTTGGCGCCCATGGCGTCGACGGCGTCGATGAGTAGGTGGACCACCAGCATCTTGCGGTAGTCGCCGCCGTCGAGGATGCGCACCTCGATATCTTTGGCGCCGCCGCCGCGCGCCACCATGTTCGGCTCGAAGGAGTTGGCCAGCTCGACCAACTCGCTGCGATGGGCGAGGATCGCCTCCTGGGCCGCCTCGAAGTCGGTGCAGCCGACCACCTGGACCTGGCCGATCATCACGTTCGATTTGCACTCGGACTCGAACCCACCGCTTTGCCGCACAATCTTGGCGCAGTGGCTCACCGCCGCGATCACGCTGGGCTCCTCGACGGCCATCGGTACCACGTAGTCGTTGCCGTTGATCGTAAAGTTCAGTCCCAGGCCCAACGGCAACTCGAAGACGCCCACGCAGTTTTCGACCATCTTGTTGGCCGTCTCGCGGTCGAGGCCCCCGTCGCGCTCACGGAGAATGCTCGCGTCCTCTTCGTCGATGATCCCATGGTCGAGCAGACACTCGAGACGCTCGTCCATCGACATTCGGTAAAAGCCCGAGATGCGGCTAGACGGCCGCGACTCTTCGGTCGTCGAATCGATGTCGGGATCGACTTTGCTCATCGGTGAATCTGATCGCAACTGCAACATGTTAGTTGTCCTATTTTCAACGCTCGGGTAACCCGCCGGGCCGCTTGGGCCGTCGTTTTCAGAAGCTAAGATGCAGCCGGGTCACCGTCCGTGACACATTTGTTCCACGGTAGGAACTAGTGCACTGTCGCGCACTGTCTCAACGACTTTCCGACGAGTGGTCGATATCGGCCGATGAGTCGTCAATGCGCGTCACGAGTCGTCGAGACTCTGCAGGACAACGCAGTTCAAAAAAGGTTCGTTCCCGAACCAAATCAGCGTTTGAACCGCCGGATATACAATTGCGGATCAATCCCCTTCGACCAGCGTACCAGCACCTGAACCGCGCCTTGGTAGGGTTGTTTTTGGTCGAGGTTGACGTGGGTCCAGACGTCCTCGATCTCGCACACCTTGGTCTGGCCGCGCCATTTGACGAGGATATGCTCGCCGATTTGGGGCACGCGAAACTGGTGGTCCGAGCGGGCGCCGGGAACCGGGACTTCGGCGTTTTCGTCGACAATCACAATCTGATACATATTGACACCGAGAGATCGGCAAGATGGTAGCTTGAGCATGACTTGCGTGTCGCGTCGAGTATACGGCGTTTCACGCGCGCGCGGAAGTTTCCCGCAGATGACTGGCATTTGTAGGGATATTTGCGGCGCAGCATGCCTGATGGATGCCTGATAAGTGAGCGATACGGAGTCCTCGATGCGATGTCCGACATGTGTAGGAGGCTGTCTACTGGCGCTGTTCGCAGCGCTCGGTGTTCCGGCCTCGGGATTTGCTCAATCTGACGGGGCCGCTCCTGCGCCCGAGACACCCGAGTCTGTGGAGGCCGAACAGACCACCGACAAAGCTCGAAGTGACAAGCCAAAAGCAGACAGTGTTCCCGCTGGTGTCCGGCCCAATGTGTTTGTGTCGGGAAAACTCGCGACGACTCCCCGCGATCCCGACTTCGGGCGCCGAGGAGCCGCGAGCGCCGATCAGTTCTACACCGAGAATCTAGGTCTTGCTCCGGTCGACCAGCGCCGAAAGATCAGCGCGGTGGCTGACCGTAACGTGCTCGTGCCGATGGCACAGACCGTCTCCGAAGGGACGC
It encodes:
- a CDS encoding hydroxymethylglutaryl-CoA reductase, degradative, whose translation is MSKVDPDIDSTTEESRPSSRISGFYRMSMDERLECLLDHGIIDEEDASILRERDGGLDRETANKMVENCVGVFELPLGLGLNFTINGNDYVVPMAVEEPSVIAAVSHCAKIVRQSGGFESECKSNVMIGQVQVVGCTDFEAAQEAILAHRSELVELANSFEPNMVARGGGAKDIEVRILDGGDYRKMLVVHLLIDAVDAMGANLINTMAEGIAPRVEELTGGKVFLRILSNLADKRLVRSRCKIPFGELAWKGYSGREVAEGIAYASQFAETDPYRATTHNKGIMNGISSVCIATGNDWRAVEAGCHAYCCRDGQYRPMAVWYIEDECLVGELEVPMQVGTVGGPIRLHPTVQLAHRVLRVETASELAEVMGAVGLAQNLGALKALATEGIQRGHMSLHARSVAATAGATSDEMSQLVERLIEGGDIKVSRAKELLVELRSE